One genomic window of Etheostoma spectabile isolate EspeVRDwgs_2016 unplaced genomic scaffold, UIUC_Espe_1.0 scaffold00569625, whole genome shotgun sequence includes the following:
- the LOC116685200 gene encoding 28S ribosomal protein S34, mitochondrial yields MAKKKRLRLIAEMARKIRAYRELKSRPRESQKYALDYETMKRPHTGKMLPVLAWQDVRRETRLFSLLAGMRLFGVGRLFTRKSWLEDHTEPSYWQITKVKVDYTSENMDHGRAWGILTHKGKQESEVKEIDKVMYHDWRLVPKHMEHQIKDFKPLPEPPVRYVPYPPLLRAMLLAQYKKAVGSVVAEEPTLPLKRDVLLNKDYFRKQEQETQRTEGTAV; encoded by the exons ATGGCGAAGAAAAAGCGCCTTCGCCTCATAGCAGAAATGGCTCGGAAGATCCGGGCGTACCGAGAGCTGAAGTCCCGGCCGCGGGAGTCCCAGAAGTACGCCCTGGACTATGAGACGATGAAGCGGCCTCACACAGGAAAGATGCTGCCTGTGCTGGCCTGGCAGGATGTCCGCAGGGAGACCCGCCTCTTCTCTCTGCTGGCAGGCATGAGGCTGTTCGGAGTGGGCCGCCTCTTTACCCGCAAGTCCTGGTTGGAGGACCACACAGAGCCCAGCTACTGGCAGATCACCAAGGTCAAGGTGGACTACACATCTGAG AACATGGATCACGGCAGAGCATGGGGGATCCTCACCCACAAAG GAAAACAGGAGAGCGAGGTCAAGGAGATAGACAAGGTGATGTACCATGACTGGCGCCTGGTTCCCAAACACATGGAGCACCAGATCAAGGACTTTAAGCCGCTCCCGGAGCCGCCTGTGCGCTACGTCCCCTACCCGCCCCTGCTTCGCGCTATGCTGCTGGCCCAGTACAAGAAGGCAGTAGGCAGCGTAGTGGCCGAGGAGCCAACCTTGCCTTTAAAGAGGGACGTCCTGCTCAACAAAGACTATTTCCGCAAGCAGGAACAAGAGACGCAGAGGACCGAGGGGACAGCGGTGTGA
- the LOC116685199 gene encoding V-type proton ATPase 16 kDa proteolipid subunit has translation MSVMRPELIMKSIIPVVMAGIIAIYGLVVAVLIANNISERVTLYKSFLHLGAGLSVGLSGLAAGFAIGIVGDAGVRGTAQQPRLFVGMILILIFAEVLGLYGLIVALILSTK, from the exons ATGTCCGTGATGCGGCCAGAGCTCATCATGAAGTCCATCATCCCCGTGGTCATGGCTGGTATCATAGCCATCTACGGGCTGGTAGTGGCTGTGCTGATAGCAAACAACATCTCTGAGAGAGTCACCCTTTACAA GAGTTTCCTGCATCTCGGTGCTGGTCTGAGTGTGGGCCTGAGTGGTCTGGCGGCCGGGTTTGCCATTGGCATTGTGGGCGACGCCGGTGTGAGAGGCACCGCCCAGCAGCCCCGGCTTTTCGTGGGCATGATCCTGATCCTGATTTTCGCCGAGGTGCTGGGGCTTTACGGCCTCATCGTGGCCCTCATCCTATCTACAAAATAA
- the LOC116685197 gene encoding SPRY domain-containing SOCS box protein 3 gives MSRRSRNSRAWRYVCGGIRRDADAQALEEWSYDRLEYSDSDSEADFSAVMVPPVPSAVPVTGESYCGCDSQAETNYNPRLRGFHQVKDCHCGEDDQEFDWVWDANSRSTATLLSCDNRKVNFHSEYSCGTAAIRGSKELAEGQHFWEIKMTSPVYGTDMMVGIGTSDVNLDKYRHTFCSLLGKDADSWGLSYTGLLLHKGDKMNFSSRFGQGSIIGIHLDTWHGTLTFFKNRKCIGVAATELQNKRFYPMACSTAAKSSMKVIRSCSASTSLLYLCCARLRQLLPDCMDTLDVLPLPPGLRQLLHNKLGWVLSLNSGTTDGAPDGPERPPRLPVPPLAGPSSSESDSEGCTSDPEACQRKRCRWT, from the exons ATGTCAAGGCGAAGCAGGAATAGTCGTGCATGGCGATATGTTTGTGGTGGGATACGACGGGATGCTGATGCTCAGGCACTTGAAGAATGGAGCTATGACCGCCTAGAG TACAGTGATTCAGACTCTGAGGCGGATTTTTCAGCAGTGATGGTCCCTCCAGTCCCCAGTGCAGTGCCTGTCACCGGAGAGTCCTACTGTGGCTGTGACTCCCAGGCTGAGACTAACTACAACCCTCGTCTGCGAGGTTTTCACCAGGTTAAAGACTGCCACTGTGGAGAGGATGACCAAG AGTTTGACTGGGTTTGGGATGCCAACAGCCGATCGACAGCAACATTACTGAGCTGCGACAATCGAAAAGTGAACTTTCACTCTGAATACAGCTGTGGCACAGCAGCAATCCGTGGCTCCAAAGAGCTGGCGGAAGGGCAGCACTTCTGGGAGATCAAGATGACGTCCCCAGTGTATGGAACAGACATG ATGGTTGGCATCGGTACTTCTGATGTCAATCtagacaaatacagacacacgTTCTGCAGCCTGCTGGGAAAAGATGCAGACAGCTGGGGTCTTTCTTACACTG GCTTGTTACTTCATAAAGGAGACAAGATGAACTTCTCCTCCCGGTTCGGACAGGGGTCCATCATTGGAATCCATCTGGACACGTGGCACGGCACACTCACTTTCTTCAAAAATCGCAAGTGTATAG GTGTTGCTGCCACAGAGCTACAAAATAAGAGGTTTTATCCGATGGCGTGCTCCACAGCAGCGAAGAGCAGCATGAAGGTGATCAGATCCTGCTCTGCGTCCACCTCCCTGCTGTACCTTTGCTGTGCTCGCCTTCGCCAGCTGCTGCCGGACTGTATGGACACCCTGGATGTGTTACCCCTGCCGCCCGGCCTTCGCCAGTTGCTCCACAACAAACTGGGTTGGGTGCTCAGTCTCAACAGTGGCACCACAGATGGAGCCCCAGACGGGCCCGAGCGCCCCCCACGCTTGCCTGTCCCCCCTTTGGCTGGACCGTCCTCCTCTGAGAGTGACTCGGAGGGTTGTACGTCTGACCCCGAAGCCTGTCAGAGGAAGAGATGCCGCTGGACATGA